A genomic window from Terriglobia bacterium includes:
- a CDS encoding transglycosylase SLT domain-containing protein, translated as MSAFVLGFPTPSAYVFSGQSQLPAVQEAGFAVPLLPDKDTAVTSMEGFLKKYEVDPGHLGRVASAVVSSARKYDVDPHLVAAVMIVESRANPFAISNLDSIGIMQIHLPTWGATAEQEGINLFKVEDNVDFGVRILKDYIRRFGLWEGVKRYKGWNADDPDSSQSVEDYLAKVQRIFGSEKSTLSTQLLK; from the coding sequence TTGTCGGCCTTTGTGCTGGGTTTCCCGACTCCGAGCGCCTACGTGTTCTCCGGCCAGAGCCAGCTTCCGGCAGTTCAAGAGGCTGGGTTCGCTGTCCCTCTGCTTCCCGACAAGGACACTGCGGTGACCTCGATGGAAGGCTTTCTCAAGAAGTACGAGGTTGACCCCGGTCACCTGGGCCGCGTGGCTTCTGCCGTCGTCAGCAGTGCGCGGAAGTACGATGTGGATCCGCATCTGGTGGCTGCCGTCATGATCGTCGAAAGCCGGGCAAACCCATTTGCGATCTCCAACCTGGATTCGATCGGCATCATGCAGATTCACCTGCCAACCTGGGGTGCGACTGCGGAACAGGAAGGCATCAACCTCTTTAAGGTCGAAGATAACGTCGATTTCGGTGTCCGAATCCTGAAGGATTACATCCGGAGATTCGGCCTCTGGGAGGGTGTAAAGCGATATAAAGGATGGAACGCCGACGATCCGGACTCCTCCCAGTCGGTCGAAGACTATCTCGCTAAGGTTCAGCGGATCTTCGGCTCTGAAAAATCAACACTTTCCACCCAGTTGCTCAAGTAA
- the dnaK gene encoding molecular chaperone DnaK, producing the protein MSKIIGIDLGTTNSVVAVMEGGEPVVIANQEGGRTTPSVVAFAKSGERLVGQVAKRQAVTNAENTVYSIKRFMGRRHDEVNEEMKMVPYKVTHSSNGDARVESNGKEYSPPEISAMILQKLKSAAEDYLGQKIDKAVITVPAYFNDSQRQATKDAGRIAGLEVLRIINEPTAAALAYGLDKKKDETIAVYDFGGGTFDISILEVGEGVVEVKATNGDTHLGGDNIDQRIIDWIIDEFKKDQGIDLSKDKMALQRLKEAAEKAKMELSTVQETEITLPFVTADATGPKHLNLKLTRAKFESLVDDILQRSIGPCKQALNDAGVKLSDIDEVVLVGGSTRIPKVQQIVRELFGREPHKGVNPDEVVAVGAAVQAGVLGGEVKDVLLLDVTPLSLGIETLGGVFTKLIDRNTTIPTRKSETFSTAADNQTSVEIHVLQGERPMARDNRTLGKFHLVGILPAPRGIPQVEVTFDIDANGIVNVSAKDTGTGKEQKITITSSSGLSKDDINKMVREAESHADDDKRKREEIEARNKADSLVYQTEKMLSEHRSKLADADAKAVEAAIADTKKALEGSDVDAINRAAETLTQASHKVAEAMYKSGAQPGGSAGGPDANGGASGAKSGEKTDDVIDAEYVDAEDKKKD; encoded by the coding sequence ATGAGCAAGATTATCGGAATCGACCTGGGCACCACCAACTCTGTCGTGGCGGTAATGGAGGGTGGCGAACCGGTCGTTATCGCAAACCAGGAAGGTGGCCGGACCACGCCGTCCGTCGTCGCCTTCGCCAAGAGCGGGGAGCGTCTGGTCGGACAAGTGGCCAAACGCCAGGCCGTCACCAATGCGGAGAACACGGTTTACTCGATCAAGCGGTTCATGGGGCGCCGGCACGACGAAGTCAACGAAGAGATGAAGATGGTGCCGTACAAGGTGACGCATTCGAGTAACGGGGATGCGCGCGTGGAGAGCAACGGTAAGGAGTATTCGCCGCCCGAAATCTCCGCGATGATTCTTCAGAAGCTGAAGAGCGCCGCGGAAGACTATCTCGGACAGAAGATCGATAAGGCGGTGATTACGGTTCCCGCGTACTTCAACGATTCCCAGCGCCAGGCGACAAAGGATGCCGGCCGCATCGCCGGGCTCGAAGTCCTGCGCATTATCAATGAGCCGACGGCCGCCGCGCTTGCCTATGGTCTGGATAAGAAAAAGGACGAGACGATCGCTGTGTACGACTTCGGCGGCGGTACGTTCGATATCTCGATTCTGGAAGTCGGCGAGGGCGTGGTCGAAGTCAAGGCCACGAACGGCGACACGCACCTGGGTGGAGACAACATCGACCAGCGGATCATCGACTGGATCATCGATGAGTTCAAAAAGGACCAGGGCATCGATCTTTCGAAAGACAAGATGGCGCTGCAGCGGCTGAAAGAAGCGGCTGAGAAGGCAAAGATGGAGCTGTCGACGGTTCAGGAGACCGAGATCACGCTGCCGTTCGTCACGGCGGATGCGACCGGCCCGAAGCACTTGAACCTGAAACTGACGCGAGCGAAGTTCGAATCGCTAGTCGATGACATCCTCCAGCGCTCGATCGGCCCGTGCAAGCAGGCGTTGAACGATGCCGGCGTGAAGCTGAGCGACATCGACGAGGTTGTGCTTGTCGGCGGCAGCACGCGTATTCCGAAGGTTCAGCAGATTGTTCGCGAACTGTTCGGCAGGGAACCCCACAAGGGCGTGAATCCCGACGAAGTCGTCGCGGTGGGCGCGGCCGTACAGGCAGGCGTGCTCGGCGGCGAAGTGAAAGATGTCCTGTTGCTCGACGTCACGCCGCTGTCCCTCGGTATCGAGACGCTTGGCGGCGTCTTTACCAAACTGATCGACAGGAACACGACGATTCCGACCCGCAAGAGCGAGACCTTCTCGACGGCGGCGGACAATCAGACGTCGGTTGAAATCCACGTGCTGCAGGGCGAACGCCCGATGGCGCGCGACAACCGGACGCTCGGCAAGTTCCATCTTGTGGGCATTCTGCCGGCTCCCCGCGGGATCCCGCAGGTCGAAGTCACGTTCGACATCGATGCGAACGGCATCGTGAATGTGTCGGCGAAAGACACCGGCACGGGCAAGGAACAGAAGATCACGATCACTTCATCCAGCGGCCTTTCCAAGGACGACATCAACAAGATGGTCCGGGAAGCGGAATCCCACGCGGACGACGATAAACGCAAGCGCGAAGAGATCGAGGCTCGCAATAAGGCGGACTCTCTGGTCTACCAGACCGAGAAAATGCTGAGCGAGCATCGCAGCAAGCTGGCCGATGCCGATGCCAAGGCCGTCGAAGCTGCAATCGCGGACACCAAAAAAGCGCTGGAAGGCAGCGACGTCGATGCGATCAATCGCGCCGCCGAAACGCTGACCCAGGCATCCCACAAGGTTGCCGAAGCCATGTACAAGTCCGGCGCGCAGCCGGGCGGCAGTGCCGGCGGACCGGACGCCAATGGCGGAGCTTCGGGGGCAAAATCGGGTGAAAAGACCGACGATGTCATCGATGCCGAGTATGTTGACGCTGAGGATAAAAAGAAGGACTGA